The following coding sequences lie in one Spinacia oleracea cultivar Varoflay chromosome 1, BTI_SOV_V1, whole genome shotgun sequence genomic window:
- the LOC110789513 gene encoding UDP-glycosyltransferase 79B9-like codes for MSERQLKVLMYPWLAMGHITPYFHLANKLAQRGHMVTILIPNKAKFLVQSSNHHPSNITLHTITIPHVHPLPPGTETASDIPFHLQTHLATAQDLTRPQFESILDTFQPHLVFYDFTYWVPEAVSASGSQAKCVAYYIVSAAALAFRMVPFRDPPKGKAAVNDDDPCVACAPPGYPSTTIILKPKRMLGLYVPFGEGVTFYQRITTSLKCSDAIAMKTCREIEGKYCDYLSSQYNKPVLLSGLDLPKPDELELKACWAEWLNKFHPGSVIFCAFGSQVMLDLSQFQELLLGFEMTKLPFLVAFKPPTGCATVEEAFPEGFVDRVREFGLVTGEWVQQPQILAHPSVGCFVSHCGSGSIWESMLSKNQMVLIPQLQDQVLFTKIFTKELKVAVEVQRGEDELWVSKESLCKAVKSVMDDNSEIGGLVKKNHEFWRHKLVQPQFMSGYIDHFIKDLHALVN; via the coding sequence ATGAGTGAAAGACAGTTAAAAGTATTGATGTACCCATGGTTAGCCATGGGCCATATAACTCCATATTTTCATCTTGCTAACAAACTTGCCCAAAGAGGCCATATGGTCACAATCTTGATCCCTAACAAAGCCAAGTTTTTGGTTCAATCTTCAAACCACCATCCATCAAATATAACCCTCCATACAATCACCATCCCTCATGTTCATCCACTCCCTCCGGGGACGGAAACCGCCTCGGACATTCCCTTCCACCTTCAAACCCACCTCGCCACCGCTCAAGATCTCACCCGTCCTCAATTTGAGTCTATCCTTGATACATTCCAACCTCACCTTGTCTTTTATGACTTCACCTACTGGGTCCCGGAGGCAGTATCTGCCTCCGGGTCTCAGGCCAAATGTGTGGCTTACTATATAGTCTCTGCCGCGGCCTTAGCCTTTAGGATGGTCCCATTTCGGGACCCACCAAAGGGTAAGGCCGCGGTCAATGATGATGACCCGTGCGTAGCTTGTGCTCCGCCTGGGTATCCATCGACCACGATTATCCTCAAGCCAAAGAGAATGCTAGGTTTGTACGTACCATTCGGCGAAGGGGTTACATTCTACCAACGGATCACCACCTCGCTCAAGTGTAGCGACGCCATTGCTATGAAGACATGCCGAGAGATAGAAGGCAAGTATTGTGACTACTTGTCAAGCCAGTATAATAAGCCCGTCCTACTCTCGGGCCTAGACCTTCCCAAGCCCGATGAGTTGGAGCTGAAGGCCTGTTGGGCCGAGTGGCTGAACAAATTTCACCCTGGGTCGGTTATATTCTGCGCCTTCGGGAGTCAAGTCATGCTTGACTTGTCTCAATTCCAAGAGCTATTACTCGggtttgaaatgacaaaacTACCCTTCTTAGTCGCATTCAAGCCCCCCACGGGGTGCGCAACCGTAGAGGAAGCGTTCCCCGAGGGGTTTGTGGATAGAGTCAGGGAGTTCGGGTTAGTGACGGGTGAGTGGGTTCAACAACCTCAAATACTCGCGCACCCGTCGGTCGGGTGCTTCGTGAGCCATTGTGGATCCGGTAGTATATGGGAGTCTATGTTGAGTAAAAACCAGATGGTGTTGATACCACAGTTGCAAGATCAAGTTTTGTTTACTAAAATATTTACAAAGGAGTTGAAAGTGGCTGTTGAGGTACAAAGAGGAGAGGATGAGTTGTGGGTGTCAAAGGAGAGTTTGTGTAAAGCTGTCAAATCTGTGATGGATGATAATTCTGAAATTGGTGGTTTGGTCAAGAAGAATCATGAATTTTGGAGGCACAAATTAGTCCAACCTCAGTTTATGAGTGGTTATATTGATCATTTCATCAAGGATTTGCATGCACTTGTTAATTAA